The region GGGGAGAAAGAGATTGGAGAAAAAGAAGGGAGAAGAGCAAGACGAAAGGAGGAGGATCTGGCATCCAATCTACACCATCTCAGAGACGGACTACCGCCGGCTATCGGAGAATACCATTAGTCTTacggtttttcttctttagcatGTGTGGCTAGTTTTTCTTCATTGCTCCTAACACTAGTAGGATGAATTGATTGTAGAGATTCTATATTTAATCATTTGCTTTGGTTTTCGTCTATGgtttgcattttatatatgcTATGTTATGATGCATCTAATGTAGTATATTATTTGCCTCTTTCTAATGTCTCTTCAACTTGGAAATTGGATGATAACATAGATGAAGAACTTATGAATTTTACCTTGTTCAGAGATAAATGCATAAGTGAATATTAATGTAAAAGAGTCTTTAGAGTTGAATTATTACTTACTACGCATCCGTGGGAGTTTAATTTGATGAGAAGatgtttatgtgttaagtgttcaGCTAACCATAATATTTGTTGGCTTTGAGAAGTTAGTCTAATATTTACTGCGCTTTCGCGGGAATAATAGTCTAATGAATAGGTACTTTTGGCTATGTGTTCAGCTAGcattagtactataattctttAAGTATGTTCAATACTTTTAGAGTGTAAAATTGATCATCGTTCTCAATTGCTTATGAACTTGAATATAGAATCAATACAATAGTGATTCATCTGAATGTTGTTGGGAGCAATGTTCTTTATCTCTTGAGTTTCTCCATTTTCGTACTTTAGTTCTTAAATCTAGTTTATTAATCttgtcaattcttgttaaataatcaaacgtctccctgtggttcgacactcttttactacaactacatctgtactcttgcagaaaggttgtaattttagagctaaTTTATTAAGCTTGTgtgttattagttcattgatataaaagctcgaaaaataCACGAAAACTAAAATATAATGACCAAATGAAATGACAAACTCACATAACTATTATAGAAATACTACAATTCATATTAATGCTTTTCAATTTAAAAGTTTGTTTCTAtacactaatatttttttattttagaaatacagtaaaaataatcacaatttatctatattttgaatatttgacGGATCCCAACGaagaaaatgatagtttaatgAAAAGGatgtaattataatatttattatacATACTTATAGCAATGACTATGTTACTTTTACATAAATACTAAGGGCATCCCCTACGCGGCGCGCCACCGTCCCGCGTTCCATCGCGGAGGGACGGAACgctcgcgcgacgcgttgcgacACACCGTCCCGTCCCGATCCCGTCCCGCGGCCCGTGCCTGCGAGACACGGGACGGGCTGTCACGCCGCGCGCCcctgcgccatgcgtgacgcccactcgcctgcccgcgagtgggcgtcgtcacgctgacgcaataaattaatttttataaaaaaatcgaattaaaaaaaaaaaccttttatttataaaaattgtttttatatttaaaataacttttacaaataaataaatataagaaattcgtaatagcccacgtatatttgatgggcttgcgaatttatgaaactcattcttggttgcttctcttttatagagacaaccttgaatgttttatgttccactttcgatgtgggacaaagtcattcttggttgtttcttttttatagagacaaccttgaatgttttatgttccactttcgatgtgggacaaagtcattcatGGTTGCTTCTCCTTTATAGAGACAACcctaaatgttttatgttccactttcgatgtgggacaaagtcattcttggttgcttctcttttataaagacaaccctgaatgttttatgtttcactttcgatgtgggataaaatcatttttggttgttcttcttttatagagacatccttgaatgttttatgtttcactttcgatgtgggacaaaatcattcttggttgtttcgcttttatagagacatccaagaatgattttgtcccacatcgaaagtgaaacataaaacattcaaggatgtccatataaaattgtattttaaattatgtcatttttattttttaaagattttaattatgttttttttttaattttaagttgtatttttattttatgctgtaatgttattttaattttaatgaagtgtgtttgttttaattgaattgtgttggaaatataaataaatatgaaattgaatgaatagtaatttaagggacggttaagggatagagtaaaaaagtacaatggagccctcaaatagtagtttaagggacggttaagggacggtatggagacagcgtagtggatgcttTAAGAAgcagtttaataaataaataaaacataataagaataaatatttttaaatgtcaATAGACAATTATGAATTGTGCTTACTTGTACATTAAGGTATGTATTCTCCAAAACTGGCTAGTTGGAGATTCACTTAATTGTACCAAAAGAGGAATAcagtttttattattaattgacCAAATAAGCAACGCGGTTTGAGTTTGAATTTAGCGGGCCCCATTTCCTGCTCTGGCAAACAATGTACTACAAACCAGTAAAATTTTACAcctttctctctcacacacactttttgtcaaaaaaaataattcaaacacTTTCCAGTAAAAAAGGtgattccgtcgccttggcggccTCCACACTCCGCCTGAtatcatgtgagggggttcaatcaggatacgcagtagcccgttaaagGGGAGGACTTAACCCACtagctgccagaagcccatctcccaaggcctcataCTTGTGTGTGAGAGATgaaagcaactacacgacagcagtgggattcgaacccagacttattgcagcaagatctgccccttcGTTGCCAACCACGCTACGCCCCTGCGAGCAATTCAAACTCTTTTTCCATAGACAGAAAGGTTTACTTTAACAAGATTAATGTAGTTTAGTGGTAATAATATCTAATAATTTTTCTCCAATCATATCATATGTAAAAAACATTTAGTGACTATTTTAGATTCTCTCTCTCCAATAAAGTAACAACATAAGGGGCAAAGATACAGCATGTGAATTGACCAATTTCTATTTAGTTTGTCGTTTGCTGTAAAAAAAGAATTGTCTATTTTTGAATAGTTCTGGATTCAAAAATGTAAAAGTAGAACAATTTAGTCAGCAAATAATGATTAATGTTATTTATATATCAATTCAAATGTCAAATGGATAAGTGTCATATGTGGCATGAACTTACCAACTCAATTTCTAAATATATAGTtcaaaattatatactcctactataaaATTATAGACCGCCGGATGAATAATTAATACTTATACCAAGAATAATAAAGAGTTTAAAAACAAAACACTATAATATATTTATggttagtaaaataaaattcgaCGTGCTCACCATATATATGAATGGGAGTGTATTAGTTGCATTCATGTCGATTTCATTTTTAGATAGGGGAGAAGACTAGGATATACTgaattagtattagtattatttatataaaaagtcAATCACTTGAATGCTCATCTACATTACAATcaaaatatattactccataagTATGAACTTTTAGGTTGGTTTCCATAATCATTTATAAACAACTTATTAAACtctcaaatataaaaattaaattagtaagaaataattaaaaaaataaaatttgaaaaagataAATAGTGAATGTGCACTGTTAAAATTTATGTAAAATGTGCATTGTTATTAAGTTGTGAGAATCGGAGCCCATTGTAGTAGATGTGAGTCACCGCAGCGGCAACGCGCTTTATCACACGTTTACGCTATAAATGTCTTAATTGCACGTGGTAAAGAAATATTCTTCCATCTACAAAATTAATAtcatgtttttctattttaatttgtttatgaaaatgaatcactttttatttttgttataaaaaatttatataataaagtGGATTTCAAATACTTACTACTCCCTCTTCAGAGCTGAGGCGCTTTTCTTTtacacggagtttaagaaaatgaattttaatatgttACGTAATtagataataaaatagataaagtaatagagaataaaataaaagagataatGAAATAGATAAGAAAAAGTGAGTTAGTTATACTACTCCTACATCCGtttatggaaatgactcaattataaaagaactttccaaaatagaaaaatgactcaactatgaacgAATAAAAAGAGTACTAATATTATAATCATTCTTCTCTCTATctaatttactttattaatattaattaaaatttgtgaaTATATGAAGTGGTTAGTATTTAGAACCATCTGATGAGATAAGTATGAATGTTTTCACATGGCATAGTCTATGGATTATGTTAGTACCCTACCCATGCTTGTACCATTGCAACAAATAGTAACAATAATTAGGTAAGACCAATTCTAATATAATCCCTTcgtcccaaagaatatgcactttgagttcgacatgaattttaatgtaaaattaataaagttatAGAAaggtaaaaagaaaaagtaattaaaatattattagtaaagAATGGATCCTATCTCATTTGAGAgaaaaaaacttttcaaaattaaaagacCACCTTTTTCACTTTTACTTGTCACAAAATAATCTCGACGTGCTTCCCTGTCAACATGATTCCCatgtctctctctccctcttcttattttccatttattttattcttttcccATTCATTCTTTTTTCCAAACACAACTTGAATACCAATCATGTTCACAGCCAGCATTTTTAACTAAATCTTTGGCTGgaaaatgatttaaattattaaacaTATAATCAAATCAAGATCGTCACAGTACCATTTTGTTACTCCATTAGTACTTAATTGATTCACTTATCAATTTGCTAATTAAAATGGAATTTCACTTCTTACACCAACGATTTCACatgttataaaaaaataaattcaaatatttatacAAACGATGTATATCTGGCGTAATTGAGAGTATTATTTTAGTCGTAACGGTTGGCGACACAACTACGGTCCCTTAAATTGAtcctatttttaaattttctaattCCAACTGTCATAAAACTAAGTTATTCAATATCTTTCTTCAGTTTACTTATTAATACTCGGTTTtcataaatgtaaaaaaatatgagtaaaaataTTGTGGCTcctatttttatagtactttattcatttgcaaaaataatttcatctttttttattttaacatCTATCAAAACTAACATCATctctatttattaaaaatttctCATTAAATATTCCTTCTTATCTTTTCTACTTCACCACTTTTTCTCATATTTGTCAACTACGCATTATAACTCGTGTTATCtacaaataagactatttttatggatgaaaaatgtaaaaatgaCATCTTTGTAAAATACCAATGGCCaatttaaatactccatataactaaatactccctatgtcccattaaaaatgaaatattttattttttgaattattccattaaaaatgaaacgttttctgaaatgaaaacaactttatttttacttttctatctcttttaatttactatatctttattaatttacaaaacaacactatataaaatcctATGATGATTactaaatatttcatattcgaTGGGACAAAGCAATACATATTAGTTTGATCAGaagaaatatttaaataaaataaaaatatattggtAAAAAATTAAAGCGAGGAGGGAATAAATTGAGTAACAGGTGGTAGCTTACTCattgaatttattattattattttgtcagCGAAAACCACTCGTCTCTGTTCCCTTTTAATGTGCGCTAATAATCCATCTCCTCACTCATTGCTTCTCCCTCTCCTCTCATGAATCCCTCCGCCACCACTTCGCGGCGGCGCCGCCCCTCATTATTACTCTTCACAGCCTTCACAATCGCCCTCGTCGCTTTGCAGATCCCCAATGTAGCTGCGGGGGAGAACGACGTCGACTTCAAAGGCATCGTTCGCGACGCCAGAAACCTCACATTCGAGAACCCTAGCCTCCGCCGCGCCTACTACGCCTTACAGTCGTGGAAGCACGCCATTTTCTCCGATCCGTTCAACTTCACCGCGAATTGGACCGGCGCGGACGTCTGCTCCTATGGCGGCGTGTTCTGCGCCCCCTCGCCGTCGAACGCCTCTGTGAGAGTTGTGGCGGGAATCGATCTCAACCACGGCGATATCGCTGGTTATTTGCCGGATGAGCTAGGGCTGCTCACCGATCTGGCGCTTTTCCACATCAATTCCAACAGATTCTGCGGTGTTGTTCCTGATACTTTCAAAAAATTGAAGGTGCTTTTTGAGCTGGATTTGAGTAACAACCGTTTTGTTGGAGGATTTCCGAAGGTAGTGCTGTCGCTGCCGTCGCTGAAGTTTTTAGATCTCCGGTTCAACGACTTCGAAGGCGGAGTTCCGACTCAGATTTTCGATAAGGATTTGGACGCGTTGTTTTTGAACGACAACAGATTCCGGTTCGGAATCCCGGCGAATCTCGGCAACTCGCCGGTTTCGGTGCTGGTGTTGGCAAACAACAACCTCGGCGGCTGCATTCCGGCCAGCATTGGGAAGATGGGGAAGACGCTGAACGAGCTGATTCTGATGAACGACAATCTGACGGGGTGCCTGCCGCCGCAGATCGGGATGCTGAAGGAGCTGACGGTGTTCGATGTGAGCTTCAACAACCTGCAGGGGCCTCTTCCGGCGGAGATCAGCCGCATGCGGAGCCTGGAGCAGCTCGACGTGGCGCACAACCGCCTCACCGGAGTTGTGCCGGCAACCGTTTGCCAGCTGCCACGCCTCGAGAACTTCACCTACTCCTTCAATTACTTCACCGGCGAGGCGCCTCAGTGCAGCAGATTCGGCGGCGGCTCCGTCGCTGACGGAAAGCAGAATTGTATTCCGAGCAAGAGCAACCAGAGGTCTGCTAAGGAATGCGCCTCTGATGATGCCAAGCCCTACGATTGTAGAAAATCCAGCTGCTTCGTCGCCGGAAGGCCAACTCCATCACCGACGCCGACGCCGAAACCCTCGCCTAGGCCATCTCAAGCTCCGTCTCCGCCTACTTCCAGGTCTTCGCCGACTGTTAGGTCCCACCCTCCGCCGCCTCCGGCACCATCTACACCTCAGCACACACCGCCGCCGCCTACTCACAGCTCTTCTCCGGGGTCTCACTTCCGCTCTCCGCCACCACCTGTCGAGCATCAATATTCCCCACCACCACCTGACCACAAGTCCTCCCCCAACACTCACTACAGACCACCTCCACCTCCTCTAGCTTCTCCTCCGCCACCACCTTCACCGTCCCCTCCTCCACCTTCTCCTTCCCCACCACCACCATACGTCTACacatctcctccaccaccaccaccaccaccttcaCCTTCCCCGCCTCCACCATACGTCTAcacatcaccaccaccaccaccaccttctcctTCCCCGCCACCACCATATGTCTactcatcaccaccaccaccacctccttccCCACCTCCACCATATGTCTATTcatcaccaccacctccaccatcACCGTTCCCACCTCCGCCATACGTCTactcatcaccaccaccaccaccaccaacacCTTCTCCCTGCCCACCTTCACCATCCCCACCTCCACCATATGTCTACTCATCTccaccacccccaccaccaTCACAATCCCCACCTCCACCATACATCTACACATCTCCACCACCACCCTCCCCATCCCCTCCACCCCCATACATCTACacatctccaccaccaccttccccatCCCCTCCACCACCATACGTCTACACTTCACCCTCCCCACCCCCACCATACCACTACACATCAccccctccaccaccaccacccaccACCCCAGAATGCCCTCCCGTAGCATCCCattccccaccaccaccacctcccaAACACTCATCACCGCCGCACCATCATTCATCCCCACCACCCCCGCCATACGTCTACTCATCgccaccacctccgccgccggaaCACATTCCATTGCCACCAATAACAGGGGTGTCCTACGCATCCCCGCCGCCACCGGTCATTCCATACTATTAATCTCCCTTCACATTTTCAGTGCCGTCAAAATCCTCAAAAATGACAGCGAATCAAAACGGGGGCAAACAAATTTACCAATTATTGAGCTGTTATCTCTTCGATCATGAGCTGTTAGTAtagtttatctttattttatttctttttgagATTCATTTTATGGGTTTGtttcttgaatatttttttcaaattaagttATATTATTGGCTATATAATAATTACATGTATTATTGAAGAGATGTGTCGGGGAAGAGACTGCATAATTAGTTCATTTTCATACTAGTTGTGATGGTGTATAAATCCCAATCATCAGTCCAATTTTTATCTTCTTGATCTACCTGGATTATGGTGTAAATTTGTAATGCAGCATGATGTGTTTGGTTTTATGTCAATAAATTAATGAACTCGCAATTGTGTTTGTCACAATCATCGTAAATCTCTTCGAAAATGAACTAATTTTTTCACACAAAAAAAACTCTCACACAATTTTCTCTTTAAATTTAATTCTCAATTGTACAAAAATGTCCTACGCCTATAACGGAGATCGATTTCATATCAATCTCATTGAGAGGACATGCTGTCTCCAGGAACCCAAAGCTTGACAATGCCCTACAACCCAAGGCCTCTTCCTCGTCCTCCATATGAGGATGTCTACGTCCCCTACATGTCCCACATTCGACGCCCTAGAGCCTGAGGCAGTTACTGTCCCAAATTCCAATGGCAAATATTCAAATTCCAGAGCAAAATCTGGAGCCTGGCGAAGATGCCGAAGCGATGCCCGTCACCCATCCTCTTTCGTTGAGACAGATAAATTGTTTGAAATGAGGTTGCCACTTTGGGGGATGCGGTCGTGGGAACCCAACAATCTCGTAAGGTTTTTTAGGAGAAGGTTTGACAACCTACAACTCAAATAGGCCGGAAAGAACTCCTCAATGTGCAATGAAGATGCTTCGGTGTCATTTCGACCGAGTGAGCCCTGCAATCCAAAATCCGTCGGCATCTACAAAAATGAAGAGAGGCGGTTTTGTCAATAATTGGTGGAGGGTGCAGGGAACCCGACATTCTAAAGTGGGTTATGAGTATCTACTAGCAGGACGTCAAGAAGCCCTTCAAGTATGTCAATAATTGGTGGAGGGTGCAGGGAATCGACAAGTTGGCGGGAGCTCGGGCTCGAGCTCAAAATGCACGAAGCACATGGTCGGTGACTACTCGAAAGCCGATTCTCGGGAGGGTTAGAGTCGGTTAGCGACATCCTCTAATTAAGATGAAGGCGACAAAGGCTAGAGGCAGAAGGGGACGATACGAACCAAGCCAACACTCAGGAGGCCCCTCCTACCACCCCCAATCATAATGTTTTACTTGGATATTTGTAGCAAGCCATAAATAACGACACTATCCATATGACACCGGTACTATTGGTGGCACATGACCAACTTAGATCATCCGCAAtagcggatgtcccggcggacgcCAGATCGGCGTGCCGGTCGTCCGTGCGGGACGTCCGCTATCGCGTCGGGAGAGGCGTACGCTGACGTCCCCGGCAGACGTGAGGTATatgcggacgtccgctattgcggtgCCACGGCGGACGTCccaattttcgatttttttaactctatatatacggctcgttgaacttttaattccttaaattgcatatttgtgaatttctgaatttttattattgttcttGTCCGCGGGGATATCCTTGGGGATGTCAGCTATTGTGCactgggatgtccttatgacgtgacagtgctGTGGGATGTCCTTAAATGGCAGGAGGCGTTTTTGGGGTGTCCGCcaggatgtccgccgggacatccgtccctattgtggatgcttttATTGAACATCTCATAAGAGAGCCGATGTAGTAATTTTCATTATGTGTTTCTTAGGATTTTTTATTATGTATTAATATGTATAAAATTAGAAAAGGGCATTTTTCGTTTTTCCAAcatataatttgaattataaatCATAAAATCTCAAAATTCCAATTGAcaaaatttgttttgtttttatttttaattctcaTAGTTTCTTTAGTTGAAAACTTTTGTTACATAATCACATTAATACATGTTCAAGTCACTATTAATCAAAATACTGAAGTTTTGTATGTGTATACCAATTTAACATCGCATTTGATTTTGACTGAGAAAAATCATTATGGAACAGTTGAGAGGTTTTGAAATTTTGTGATTTgtcattcaaattttgaaatgtattaaaaaacatttaactaaattttataattttatataatttaccCAAATTACAATTTGAAATAACTAATCCATGTTAAATTGATCAACTAATTCACTCCACACCACATTAATTAAAGTGTAGTCAATGTGCTCACTCCACACCATATTAATTAAAGTTAAGTCAATGTGCATGAAAAGGGCAAAACTACATTAAAACCTTCCTCCCATAAGGATAAGAAACATTAATAACAAACAAGAATAGTGGATGGACTATGATTTCGGGAACATTAAATGCATgtaattaagtaaaataaatattaataataccCATCTAACAAAAATGTGGACTAtatttcatgaaaataaaaatgaaataggacAATACATACATACCAGCAAGAAAGAAGAAGCAAACCAGTTCAAAATACATTTCTAATCTCAGTTTTAGTTATTTCTCATATCTATATACATACACATCACAGCATATAATAAGTCTTCAACTCAAGCTACATGAGAAATCTGCCattattaacaaaaattaagaaaaaaagtgATTTTTCCCTATCTACTCCAAACAATGCtttcgagagagagagatgcaAACTATCTACTTTGATTCTTCCCAGCAAACAAACCAAATTATTCAAACACTCTTTAGATCACAAGGACCGTTACTCGACCGCATTCTTCTCTCGTGGCATCAGCCGAAGCGAATCACAATGCACGATATGTCGTCTTTGCTCTTTCTCGTCAAAGCCTCCGTGGTCAGGCGCTTCGCAGCTGCTTGAGGGTCCTTGATGTTCTTCACCACGTCGACCGCCTCTTGGTTGCTCATTACCTGCTCAATTCGATTTTCGGTTCAATAATCAATTCTCAAAagagtaaatgtcaattttggtcctaaacatatgaccaaaatacgaatttggttcaaaacattcactttttgaaaaactggttcataacaaatgaaatctttgtcggagtggtcctttttttacggttccgtcaaaaaaaCTAACTGTCATGCCACCGTGCAATTAGctatgaccgttagttttttgacaGAACCGTCAAAAAGAGAACTGTTTGtcgacattttcatttgttatggacctgttattcaaaaagtgaatgttttttaccaaattcatattttggtcatatgtttagcaGTTTAGGatcaaaattgacctttactcttcacaaagtaaaataaaaaaaactcagtTGGTGTGAGAGAGTTAACCTTCCACAAGCCATCACTAGCCAATATGACAAACTGTGTGGTCGAGTCAATGCGTATGTCACGCACATCAGGCTCCGAACTCAAATGCGCTTTGAGATTTTCGTCCCCAAAGGCGCGTGCAACAGCAAGCTGGCCGTTGACACGAGGTACATCACCTGAGATGAGAGTCTTAATTTTCATGGCATCAAATCACAAAATTCCAAATACATTCAGTATAATATATCTACAACGAATATAACGAGAAGAGAGGTTAAATACCGGGAAGAGTTGTCACGAAACCACCCTGCTTCTCGATCCTCTTCTTCTCACTATGGGGCTCGTGGTCCACAGAGAGCTGTTCGGCAGTTTTATTCCTACAGATGACCGCCCTCGAATCTCCAATGTTTGCCACCCACAGATGTTTTCCATCGATCACAATTGCAGTAACTGCAGTCGAGCCACCGGGTCCTAATTGCATGGATTTCTCTAGGATGAGTTTATCGGTTGAATGATACGCGTTTATTATAGCCGAAGTGGGATCCTCCCAAAAATTAGGCTGCACGGGTTAATAAAACGATAccttcagataaagaagagctTAAACCTATTTATCCATGCCTACTACTTAAAGCTCAAATCTAATAAACACAAATCCACAACCACAAAACTTCATGGTCTTGGAAACTCTTTCCTTTCCTAAAATGTTCGATTAAATGGAAGGCGAAGGTTGCCATCTTTATCCGAACGTGAAAATGATCACTAAGTTGGTATAAATGCATTGAGTTGATTAACTTTTCTGTAAATTTCTTCGACTACCTTTCATTTGCTAAGCCATTCTTAACATGCTCAAAGCATCTGTATCGGCATGATTCACAAACAGAGACGGGAAATAAGAACTGAATACACACCTCTCGCAGTATATTGTCGAAGAGATTATCCTTTAGATAAGTGGGGACACGATCGCCTAGGTGGCCATCGTAGATTGCAAACAAACCAAGAACATGATCCTTCTTCTTCCTGTACTCGGCAACATGGTAGTCTTCCATGTCATGACCCGATTGCCCTTTCACCAAGTGGAAGCCATGGCTCACTTGGTTCGTGATCGGTGACGACTTGCTCTTCCCTTTTCCAGTATCGGGTGAAGAGCCTTCTAAACCAGCGATTTTCTACAAATCCCACATGAAAAAGCCCCCCAAAACGAGCTACCATCAATCTCAACGCTTTGCAATTCATCAAATCTCAATATATAAACAACTAATCATCACTGGTAATTCTTAATTGTCGAACAATTAACACACATAAGCAAGAACTCTTCACAAAACTAGGATGAGGGTCTCCAATTATCAAAATTTCTGACCAAATATGCACTAATCATCGAACAATTAGCACTTAAATCACCTATACCGCATCTTACTAT is a window of Salvia splendens isolate huo1 chromosome 3, SspV2, whole genome shotgun sequence DNA encoding:
- the LOC121796217 gene encoding leucine-rich repeat extensin-like protein 2, with product MNPSATTSRRRRPSLLLFTAFTIALVALQIPNVAAGENDVDFKGIVRDARNLTFENPSLRRAYYALQSWKHAIFSDPFNFTANWTGADVCSYGGVFCAPSPSNASVRVVAGIDLNHGDIAGYLPDELGLLTDLALFHINSNRFCGVVPDTFKKLKVLFELDLSNNRFVGGFPKVVLSLPSLKFLDLRFNDFEGGVPTQIFDKDLDALFLNDNRFRFGIPANLGNSPVSVLVLANNNLGGCIPASIGKMGKTLNELILMNDNLTGCLPPQIGMLKELTVFDVSFNNLQGPLPAEISRMRSLEQLDVAHNRLTGVVPATVCQLPRLENFTYSFNYFTGEAPQCSRFGGGSVADGKQNCIPSKSNQRSAKECASDDAKPYDCRKSSCFVAGRPTPSPTPTPKPSPRPSQAPSPPTSRSSPTVRSHPPPPPAPSTPQHTPPPPTHSSSPGSHFRSPPPPVEHQYSPPPPDHKSSPNTHYRPPPPPLASPPPPPSPSPPPPSPSPPPPYVYTSPPPPPPPPSPSPPPPYVYTSPPPPPPSPSPPPPYVYSSPPPPPPSPPPPYVYSSPPPPPSPFPPPPYVYSSPPPPPPTPSPCPPSPSPPPPYVYSSPPPPPPSQSPPPPYIYTSPPPPSPSPPPPYIYTSPPPPSPSPPPPYVYTSPSPPPPYHYTSPPPPPPPTTPECPPVASHSPPPPPPKHSSPPHHHSSPPPPPYVYSSPPPPPPEHIPLPPITGVSYASPPPPVIPYY
- the LOC121796218 gene encoding probable protein phosphatase 2C 44; this translates as MEKKRPSKGCSPLGLIKKIAGLEGSSPDTGKGKSKSSPITNQVSHGFHLVKGQSGHDMEDYHVAEYRKKKDHVLGLFAIYDGHLGDRVPTYLKDNLFDNILREPNFWEDPTSAIINAYHSTDKLILEKSMQLGPGGSTAVTAIVIDGKHLWVANIGDSRAVICRNKTAEQLSVDHEPHSEKKRIEKQGGFVTTLPGDVPRVNGQLAVARAFGDENLKAHLSSEPDVRDIRIDSTTQFVILASDGLWKVMSNQEAVDVVKNIKDPQAAAKRLTTEALTRKSKDDISCIVIRFG